TTGGCTCCGTCCCGTCAGCGGGGGTGGTTGCGGGAGTCACGGTCATGTTCTTCGCCGGCGTCCGGCGCGGGGTGTCCGATGGGGCTTCGCGCGTCATGCTGGCTGCGACGTAACGGCAACTGGAGCGGCGCGATTTCGGTTTCGCTGCCGGCCGTAACGGCAACCGACGGCTGCGGTTTCGGTTCGCGCCGGCCGACGACGGCAACCGGAGCGGCCGCGGTTTCGGTTTGCGCTGCCGGCCCCGCCTCGCCGTGGCGCCCGGCGAGCCGAGTCTCCAGCATCATGCTCACCGCCTGGATGCTCACCTCCGCCTGCTCGGCGATCTCGGCCTCCAGGGCGCGGCGCAGGTGGCCGATGTCCCAGTCCGGATCGTCATAGCGCCGACACAGGGCACCGAAGGTCTGGTCGAACACCGCCTCGGTGTCCACCGCGCGCTCGAGCCAGATGGCGCGGACCGCACGCTCCAGCTGGCGGATCCGTTCGACCTGGGGCCGGCCCAGGCCGGACAGCAGCGCCGCCGGCAACAGCGGCAGCAGCCGCTCGACGGCATATTGCATCTGGGAGATCAGCCCCTGGCTGAGCCCGTAGCCCCGATCCTTGAGTGCCGCAGACAACTCGGCCTGGGTGATCACACCCGTACCCGCTTCCCCTTCGATCAAGCGCTTCGCCTCGTCCACGGCCAGGGCCTTGTCCAGAAAGTTGAGCGGGCCCCGCAGATCGTTTTCACGCAGGTGGGCCAGCAGGACGTCGGTCTCCCCGGTCCATGGCCGATAGAGGCAGGTGATGTCGCGAAAGCGTGCCTCGCCCGTCTCCTCGTAGAGCTCCAGCAGGATCCGCAGTCGCGTGTTACCGCCACCATGGATCATGTAGTCGGATTCACCGGGACGTCGGGTCACCACCAGCGGCTGATCCAGGCCTTCGGCCCGTATGGAGGCCTTGATGCGGAGATACTCCGGGTTGGGCTGCTGGCGTGGATCCCGGTCATAGCGCCGGATCTCACGGACATCGAGCGCCAGCAGGGTGGCCCCCTCCTCCACCGCCGCTACCGTGCCATCCCGGCCGGCGCCCGTGTCTCCGTCGGTCATGGCCGTCTCCTCGCCGGCCCGGCGCGCCGCTGTCTCGCCGGCCCGTTTTGGACGGTGGCCTTGCCACAGTCATGGCACCGGGAGGGCATTCGGCCGGTGAGATGGCCGGGCCATGGCCTGCCGCAAGTCGGGCAGCGATGGCGCCGATAGAGCAGGCAGGCGGGGCACAGACTGTGGGGCTCACCGGCCGGGCCCACGGAGCGGACGCCGCACTCGACACAATGCTGGGCCTGCCAGATCCCGCTCTGAACCAGCACCGGGATGCTGTGGATCCGCGCGATGTCGAGCAGGGGCTCGCGCACGGCCTGGTGGTAGAGGGTATTGAGGGCGATGAGATGGGCGGCCGGGGCGAGGGCATGGTCCACCAGGGCGTGGTGATAGCGCCATACGATGCTGGCGTGCAGTCGCCGCATCAGGGACTTCATCAGCCAGGTATCCGTGTAGGGTGCGAGCCCGGGCGGCGAATGGCGATGATGTACCTCACGATACATCCGGCCAATCCGGGCCTGGGACAGGCCGGTCAGTTGCTGCACCAGGCCGGCGCGGGCGCCGCAGCGGATCAGCTTGAGCGCCTCGGCCTCGATCCGGCAGCGGCTTTCGGTGGGTGTGGGCACCGGCCCTGCCGGGGCTGCCATCGCCAGGGGATCCAGGGCCATCGCCGTCCCCCCTCAGGGTGCGGCCAACAGGCCGGCGTGGGCCAGCACCGCGTCCACCTCGGCGGTCCTGCCCGACTGGAGAGCCTGGAACAGCCGTGTCCACCACCAGGATTCGCGGCGGGGTACGAGGAGTGGGATCCGGATGTCGATGGAGCGGGCCAGATCGTCGGGCTTCAGGGCCCCGATCTGTTCCACCCACTGGATCGGCACGCCCATCAACGCACCGGCGCACTGGGGTGCCTGGTGCGCGAGATCGCGGGCCTGGATGAGGTATTGAAGATTGAGTTTCGAAAAGTCCGTATTCATGGCGCGCTACTCTTCGCTGTGGTGGCGGCTGGCCCGTGCGCGCGACGCACCGGCTCACCGATCGCCTTCGGCCATCGGGCCGTGGACGTTGTTGATGAGTTCGGCGACGAGCCGCGAATCGAAGTAGACCCGGCGCCCGTGGCGACGCCGCGCGTTGGCCAGCGCCTCGGTGAAGGGATGGGAGCGGCGATCGAGGGCCATGCGCAGTCCCTTGGGCGTGGTGTGCAGAACCGTGGCCACGTGCTCGACCTTCATGAGTGGCCCGAAGTGCTGCAGCAGGTAATGGTAGGTCCCGGTATCGATCCCTGGTCCGTCCTGAGTACTGGTGTGTCCTTTCATGGTCTCGATCCTAGTCCGTGGCTGGGGGTTTAACCTGTCCGAAAGCGGCACTTGAACAAGGGGCTTTCCCGCCTATTTCGGCCGCATGCCGTCAATGGTCGATGGTCCAAGCGTCAAGCCTGCGGATCATGGCCATGCCGGGAGGTATCCCCCTCGTCCAGCGCGCTCGAGGAGACTTCACGCGGCGTCAGTTACGTGCTGGGCTCGCCCGATCACACCAGGGCTTCGCCCGCGAACACGCCGCAAAGGGAAGGGAAGAACAGGGCCGCGCCCTTGGGTGAGCCTGGCCTGGCCTCTGGATCTAGAAGGACGTCACGCGCGCCTACGGTTGGCCCGGAAATTGTCCGCAGCCACAATGGGACGGCGCTTGCCCGGCGACCGTTGGGGACAGGGCGTCAACGGGACCAGGGTTTCGCGAGGGCTGTTGCGATGGGTGACGATGGCTGCGTGGTCGTTTCGAGGCCGTCGCTCGGGTTTGCGGACGTTCTGGCCGATGACCACCATGAACGATGTCGCTCTCCGCCGTGGAGATTGCGTATGTCGTAGAGAAACAGCGGCGGGGTGTGGGTGGGACGTCGAGTCCCCTCGGTCCAGGAGCCCGCCATGACCCGGGGGCCGGGGATCCGCTCTCCTTCACGCTCAGATCGCGCTTCGGGGCTGGATGACTTGGCGTCGGCCAAGGATCACGCCAACACCGAATAGGGGACCGTACTTCAACCGTATCGTGGAATGCCGGCATCGCGGTGTCTCGCTCAACCTCGATCCCCTATTGCATCGCTCACCCCGCGGGTGGTCCCTGGCTTCCACGAACCACGGCTCCGAGCCTGAGTCATGCATCTATTCAGTCACGGCAATACCCCGTTCAAGCCCATCGATCCGCCGCCCCCCTCTACCATCGGATCCAAACCGTAACGTGCCGCGACAATGCCGAGCTGTGCATCGGTCGCGACATTGAGCTTACGCCGGATACTGCGCCGATGGTGCTCGACCGTCTTCGCTGCCAGGGCAAGTCGGTCGGAGATCTCGGCGGCTGTCTGACCGCGGAGCATCAATAACAGGACGTCCATTTCCCGATC
The Gammaproteobacteria bacterium DNA segment above includes these coding regions:
- a CDS encoding FlhC family transcriptional regulator, whose amino-acid sequence is MALDPLAMAAPAGPVPTPTESRCRIEAEALKLIRCGARAGLVQQLTGLSQARIGRMYREVHHRHSPPGLAPYTDTWLMKSLMRRLHASIVWRYHHALVDHALAPAAHLIALNTLYHQAVREPLLDIARIHSIPVLVQSGIWQAQHCVECGVRSVGPAGEPHSLCPACLLYRRHRCPTCGRPWPGHLTGRMPSRCHDCGKATVQNGPARQRRAGPARRRP
- a CDS encoding ParB family protein, with the translated sequence MTDGDTGAGRDGTVAAVEEGATLLALDVREIRRYDRDPRQQPNPEYLRIKASIRAEGLDQPLVVTRRPGESDYMIHGGGNTRLRILLELYEETGEARFRDITCLYRPWTGETDVLLAHLRENDLRGPLNFLDKALAVDEAKRLIEGEAGTGVITQAELSAALKDRGYGLSQGLISQMQYAVERLLPLLPAALLSGLGRPQVERIRQLERAVRAIWLERAVDTEAVFDQTFGALCRRYDDPDWDIGHLRRALEAEIAEQAEVSIQAVSMMLETRLAGRHGEAGPAAQTETAAAPVAVVGRREPKPQPSVAVTAGSETEIAPLQLPLRRSQHDARSPIGHPAPDAGEEHDRDSRNHPR